TTAAAAAATCAGCGCATCGCTTCCTTGACCTTGCCGCCGAAAGGCCGCAAGAAACGCGCGCGTTTTCACAGCTGTGAAGTCGCTAGGCGCGGGTTCGTTTCGGGAGGATGTCACCATGGCCGGCAACAGCTTCGGCACGCTTTTCCGCTTCACCACCTGGGGCGAGAGCCACGGACCGGCCATCGGCGTCGTCGTGGACGGCTGCCCGTCGCTGATCGACCTCGTGGCGGAAACGGACATCCAGCCCTGGATGGACAAGCGCCGGCCCGGCCAGTCGCGCTACACCACCCAGCGCCAGGAACCCGATCAGGTGAAGATCCTGTCCGGCGTGTTCGAGGGCAAGACGACCGGCACGCCGATCTCGCTGCTGATCGAGAACACCGACCAGCGATCCAAGGACTACAGCGACATCGCCGGGAAATTTCGCCCCGGCCATGCCGACTACACCTACTGGCAGAAATACGGCATCCGCGATTACCGTGGTGGCGGACGCTCCTCGGCGCGGGAAACCGCCTGCCGGGTCGCCGCCGGCGCGGTGGCGCGCAAGGTGCTGGGGTCCGCCATCCAGGTGCGCGGCGCCCTGGTGCAGATCGGCCCGCACAAGATCGACCGCAGCCGCTGGGACTGGGCGGAGATCGACAACAATCCCTTCTTCTGCCCCGATCCGGTCGCGGCCACCCAGTGGGCCGAGTATCTCGACGGCATCCGCAAGAGCGGCTCCTCCGTCGGCGCGGTGGTGGAACTGGTGGCGTCCGGCGTGCCGGTGGGGCTGGGCGACCCGCTCTATGACAAGCTGGACAGCGACCTCGCCTGCGCGATGATGACCGTCAACGCGGTGAAGGGTGTGGAGATCGGCAACGGCTTCGCCGCCGCGGAACTGACCGGCGAGTTGAACGCCGACGAGATGCGCATGGGTTCGGACGGACAGCCGCAGTTCCTGTCCAACAATGCCGGCGGCATCCTGGGTGGCATCTCCACCGGACAGGACATCGTCGTGCGCTTC
The Azospirillum sp. TSA2s DNA segment above includes these coding regions:
- the aroC gene encoding chorismate synthase — encoded protein: MAGNSFGTLFRFTTWGESHGPAIGVVVDGCPSLIDLVAETDIQPWMDKRRPGQSRYTTQRQEPDQVKILSGVFEGKTTGTPISLLIENTDQRSKDYSDIAGKFRPGHADYTYWQKYGIRDYRGGGRSSARETACRVAAGAVARKVLGSAIQVRGALVQIGPHKIDRSRWDWAEIDNNPFFCPDPVAATQWAEYLDGIRKSGSSVGAVVELVASGVPVGLGDPLYDKLDSDLACAMMTVNAVKGVEIGNGFAAAELTGELNADEMRMGSDGQPQFLSNNAGGILGGISTGQDIVVRFAVKPTSSILTPRQTVDTAGNDTDILTKGRHDPCVGIRAVPVGEAMMACVLADHLLRRRAERRE